A single window of Modestobacter italicus DNA harbors:
- a CDS encoding (Fe-S)-binding protein, producing the protein MKVALFATCLVDTLTPSVARATASLLQRLGHEVVVPTGQACCGQMHVNTGYRREAVGIVANHVRAFTGAEAVVAPSGSCVASIHHQQAAVARRAGDEGLARAAEELAGRTYELSQFLVDVLGVTDVGAYYPHRVTYHPTCHSLRLLQVGDRPYQLLRAVRGLELVELPGAEQCCGFGGTFAVKNADTSTAMLTDKMANVLSTHAEVCTAGDASCLLHIGGGLSRLRAGTRTVHLAEILASTEEAVTPQQTTKPAVPHPTTPTVPA; encoded by the coding sequence ATGAAGGTCGCGCTCTTCGCCACCTGCCTGGTGGACACCCTGACCCCGTCGGTGGCCCGCGCCACGGCGTCCCTGCTGCAACGGCTGGGGCACGAGGTCGTCGTCCCGACCGGGCAGGCCTGCTGCGGGCAGATGCACGTCAACACCGGGTACCGCCGGGAGGCGGTGGGCATCGTCGCCAACCACGTCCGGGCCTTCACCGGCGCCGAGGCGGTCGTCGCGCCGTCCGGCTCGTGCGTGGCCTCGATCCACCACCAGCAGGCCGCGGTCGCCCGCCGGGCCGGCGACGAGGGGCTGGCCCGGGCCGCCGAGGAGCTCGCCGGGCGCACGTACGAGCTGTCCCAGTTCCTGGTCGACGTCCTGGGCGTCACCGACGTCGGCGCCTACTACCCGCACCGGGTCACCTACCACCCGACCTGCCACTCGCTGCGGCTGCTGCAGGTCGGCGACCGGCCCTACCAGCTGCTCCGGGCGGTCCGCGGCCTGGAGCTGGTCGAGCTGCCCGGCGCCGAGCAGTGCTGCGGGTTCGGCGGCACCTTCGCGGTGAAGAACGCCGACACCTCCACGGCCATGCTCACCGACAAGATGGCCAACGTGCTGTCCACCCACGCCGAGGTGTGCACCGCCGGAGACGCCTCCTGCCTGCTGCACATCGGCGGCGGCCTCTCCCGGCTGCGCGCCGGCACCCGCACCGTGCACCTGGCCGAGATCCTCGCCTCGACGGAGGAAGCCGTGACCCCCCAGCAGACGACGAAGCCAGCAGTCCCCCACCCCACCACCCCGACGGTGCCGGCATGA
- a CDS encoding LacI family DNA-binding transcriptional regulator: MRDVALWAGVSVGTVSNVLNRPEAVSPATRERVQTAIAALGFVRNESARHLRAGRSRTIGLVVLDIANPFFTDVARGVEDVAAAAGLAVMLCNSDDRADREAAHLDVLTEQRVQGVLITPTAELSPHVEALRSRGTPVVLLDRRATGPDQCAVAVDDALGGRLAADHLLERGHRRIAFIGSSGLPQVHERHAGVAAAVREGTGSEDALTVFSPAHLTVAGGREAAAQIIGLPAGRRPTAAVCANDLVALGVLQEMVRHGVRVPDDFAIVGYDDIDFAAAAAVPLTSVRKPRVELGRRAAELLLDEASDAGHQHAQPVFEPTLVVRESSMVRRPSPAVVSGGIG, from the coding sequence ATCCGGGACGTCGCCCTCTGGGCCGGGGTCTCGGTGGGCACGGTCAGCAACGTCCTCAACCGCCCGGAGGCGGTGAGCCCGGCGACCCGGGAGCGCGTGCAGACGGCGATCGCCGCGCTCGGCTTCGTCCGCAACGAGTCGGCCCGGCACCTGCGCGCCGGGCGCAGCCGAACGATCGGGCTGGTGGTGCTCGACATCGCCAACCCCTTCTTCACCGACGTCGCCCGCGGGGTCGAGGACGTCGCCGCGGCCGCCGGGCTCGCCGTGATGCTCTGCAACTCCGACGACCGGGCCGACCGCGAGGCCGCGCACCTCGACGTCCTCACCGAGCAGCGCGTGCAGGGCGTGCTGATCACGCCCACCGCGGAGCTCTCCCCGCACGTCGAGGCGCTGCGCTCCCGGGGCACCCCCGTCGTCCTGCTGGACCGCCGCGCGACCGGGCCGGACCAGTGCGCCGTCGCGGTCGACGACGCCCTCGGGGGCCGGCTGGCCGCCGACCACCTGCTGGAGCGCGGGCACCGGCGGATCGCCTTCATCGGCTCCTCCGGGCTGCCCCAGGTGCACGAGCGGCACGCGGGCGTGGCGGCCGCCGTCCGGGAGGGCACCGGGTCCGAGGACGCGCTCACCGTCTTCTCCCCCGCGCACCTCACCGTCGCCGGCGGCCGGGAGGCGGCCGCGCAGATCATCGGGCTCCCGGCCGGCCGGCGGCCCACCGCGGCGGTCTGCGCCAACGACCTGGTCGCCCTCGGCGTGCTCCAGGAGATGGTCCGGCACGGGGTGCGGGTCCCCGACGACTTCGCCATCGTCGGCTACGACGACATCGACTTCGCCGCGGCGGCCGCGGTGCCGCTCACCTCGGTGCGCAAGCCCCGGGTCGAGCTCGGCCGGCGGGCCGCCGAGCTGCTGCTGGACGAGGCGTCGGACGCCGGCCACCAGCACGCCCAGCCGGTCTTCGAGCCCACGCTCGTCGTCCGCGAGTCCAGCATGGTCCGACGGCCCAGCCCGGCCGTCGTGAGCGGAGGTATCGGATGA
- a CDS encoding acyl-ACP desaturase — MSRTPREAALLTELEPVVAENLDRHIGLAQEWHPHDYVPWSQGRDFAFLGGEDWSPEQSRLDETAKAAMFTNLLTEDNLPSYHREIATRFGRDGAWGTWVGRWTAEENRHGVALRDYLVVTRGVDPVELERARMDYMTSGYDSGDKTPLEAVAYVSFQELATRVSHRNTGKATGDPIADRLLARIAKDENLHMVFYRNIVSAAFEIEPDATMRAVADEVMRFEMPGATMAGFRKNSVIIAKAGIYDLRLHHDEVIQPVLRAWKVFERTDLGAEGERAREELAQFLAGLDAQATKFVESRDRMRARLQARSDEKLAPLP; from the coding sequence GTGTCCCGGACTCCCCGAGAAGCAGCCCTGCTCACCGAGCTCGAGCCGGTCGTCGCCGAGAACCTGGACCGGCACATCGGGCTGGCGCAGGAGTGGCACCCGCACGACTACGTCCCCTGGTCGCAGGGCCGGGACTTCGCCTTCCTGGGCGGGGAGGACTGGTCCCCGGAGCAGTCCCGGCTGGACGAGACCGCGAAGGCGGCGATGTTCACCAACCTGCTCACCGAGGACAACCTGCCCAGCTACCACCGGGAGATCGCCACCCGGTTCGGCCGCGACGGCGCCTGGGGCACCTGGGTGGGCCGCTGGACGGCGGAGGAGAACCGACACGGCGTCGCGCTGCGTGACTACCTGGTCGTCACGCGCGGGGTCGACCCGGTCGAGCTGGAGCGGGCCCGGATGGACTACATGACCTCCGGCTACGACTCCGGGGACAAGACCCCGCTCGAGGCGGTCGCCTACGTCTCCTTCCAGGAGCTCGCCACCCGGGTCAGCCACCGCAACACCGGCAAGGCCACCGGCGACCCGATCGCGGACAGGCTGCTCGCCCGGATCGCCAAGGACGAGAACCTGCACATGGTCTTCTACCGCAACATCGTCTCCGCGGCGTTCGAGATCGAGCCGGACGCCACCATGCGCGCCGTCGCCGACGAGGTCATGCGGTTCGAGATGCCCGGCGCCACGATGGCCGGCTTCCGGAAGAACTCGGTGATCATCGCCAAGGCCGGCATCTACGACCTGCGGCTGCACCACGACGAGGTGATCCAGCCGGTGCTGCGGGCGTGGAAGGTCTTCGAGCGCACCGACCTGGGCGCCGAGGGCGAGCGCGCCCGCGAGGAGCTGGCCCAGTTCCTCGCCGGGCTGGACGCGCAGGCGACGAAGTTCGTGGAGAGCCGCGACCGGATGCGCGCCCGGCTGCAGGCCCGCTCCGACGAGAAGCTGGCGCCGCTGCCCTGA
- a CDS encoding HNH endonuclease signature motif containing protein, whose amino-acid sequence MIDASASVLSRPVAVPAEGAPTEPLTELADRICAGAVRLAAATSAWLRLVAEFDERGGWHGVGITSCAHWLAWKCSLTPGTARQHVRVARALGELPVIAAAFASGELSYSKVRALTRVAEPATEAELVEFARHATASQVERTVRAWRRADDVDAGRVRDRRRFTWWTEDDGMISLQLRMEPEAGAELLAAVESLAERDARRDRAARKRAVGEVGTADDAAQDDAEPLPVSTERRCRALTQLASAAAEADRRAGDPPRREVVVVVDAGVLADDEAAGRAALEGGPALTPAQARRLACDAAVTAIVTDGAQVLAQGRARRFATRAQRRALLMRDGGCAAPGCEETRVERLHAHHLRSWLAGGRTDVSNMVLLCDVHHGVVHDEDLRLSRPGGRLVAVAPNGRRVWADATLGSERFRGTAADPLDGLGPDPDQLPAALPSDGERMDLQHVVWALMAHRDVVRRRAA is encoded by the coding sequence ATGATCGATGCGTCGGCGTCCGTCCTGTCCCGTCCCGTCGCCGTCCCCGCCGAGGGAGCGCCCACCGAGCCGCTGACCGAGCTCGCCGACCGGATCTGCGCCGGTGCCGTCCGGCTGGCCGCGGCCACCTCGGCCTGGCTGCGGCTGGTGGCCGAGTTCGACGAGCGCGGGGGCTGGCACGGCGTCGGCATCACCTCGTGCGCGCACTGGCTGGCCTGGAAGTGCTCCCTGACGCCGGGCACGGCCCGGCAGCACGTGCGGGTGGCGCGGGCGCTGGGGGAGCTGCCGGTGATCGCGGCGGCGTTCGCGTCCGGTGAGCTGAGCTACTCCAAGGTGCGCGCGCTGACCCGGGTCGCCGAACCGGCCACGGAGGCCGAGCTCGTCGAGTTCGCCCGGCACGCGACGGCTTCGCAGGTCGAGCGCACCGTCCGGGCCTGGCGCCGGGCCGACGACGTCGACGCCGGCCGGGTCCGCGACCGGCGCCGGTTCACCTGGTGGACCGAGGACGACGGGATGATCTCCCTCCAGCTGCGGATGGAGCCTGAGGCGGGTGCCGAGCTCCTCGCCGCCGTCGAGTCGCTCGCCGAACGGGACGCCCGCCGGGACCGCGCGGCCCGGAAGCGGGCGGTCGGCGAGGTCGGAACGGCGGACGACGCCGCTCAGGACGACGCCGAGCCGCTCCCGGTGAGCACCGAGCGCCGGTGCCGGGCGCTGACCCAGCTGGCCTCGGCGGCTGCCGAGGCCGACCGCCGGGCCGGCGACCCGCCCCGGCGGGAGGTGGTGGTCGTGGTCGACGCCGGCGTGCTCGCCGACGACGAGGCCGCCGGCCGCGCCGCACTGGAGGGCGGGCCGGCGCTGACCCCGGCCCAGGCCCGGCGGCTGGCCTGCGACGCCGCGGTGACGGCCATCGTCACCGACGGGGCGCAGGTGCTGGCCCAGGGCCGGGCCCGCCGGTTCGCCACCCGAGCGCAGCGGCGGGCGCTGCTGATGCGCGACGGTGGCTGCGCGGCGCCGGGCTGCGAGGAGACCCGGGTCGAGCGGCTGCACGCCCACCACCTGCGGTCCTGGCTGGCCGGCGGCCGCACCGACGTGTCGAACATGGTGCTGCTGTGCGACGTCCACCACGGGGTGGTCCACGACGAGGACCTCCGGCTCAGCCGTCCCGGCGGTCGATTGGTCGCCGTCGCCCCGAACGGTCGGCGAGTGTGGGCGGACGCCACGCTGGGGTCCGAGCGGTTCCGCGGAACCGCCGCCGACCCGCTCGACGGCCTCGGGCCCGACCCCGACCAGCTGCCGGCGGCCCTGCCCTCCGACGGTGAGCGGATGGACCTCCAGCACGTCGTCTGGGCGCTGATGGCGCACCGCGACGTGGTGCGCCGACGCGCCGCCTGA
- a CDS encoding exodeoxyribonuclease III — MRLATWNVNSIRSRADRVEAWLQRSDVDVLALQETKCKDEQFPEERFRALGYDVAHVGHSQWNGVALLSRVGLTDVEVGFPGMPSWSSKEGVAPAPEARALGATCGGVRVWSLYVPNGRTLTDPHLQYKLEWLEALRVNAAGWLTEDAEAQVALVGDWNIAPQDDDVWDISVFSHSTHVSEPERAAFRGVVEAGFTDVVRPHTPGPGVYTYWDYTQLRFPRREGMRIDFQLCSPALARRVTDARIDREERKGKGASDHAPVIVELAD, encoded by the coding sequence GTGCGACTGGCCACCTGGAACGTCAACTCCATCCGCAGCCGGGCCGACCGGGTGGAGGCGTGGCTGCAGCGCAGCGACGTCGACGTCCTGGCGCTGCAGGAGACCAAGTGCAAGGACGAGCAGTTCCCCGAGGAGCGGTTCCGGGCGCTGGGCTACGACGTCGCGCACGTCGGCCACTCGCAGTGGAACGGCGTCGCGCTGCTGTCCCGGGTGGGCCTGACCGACGTCGAGGTCGGCTTCCCGGGCATGCCCTCCTGGTCGTCGAAGGAGGGCGTGGCGCCCGCCCCGGAGGCCCGGGCCCTCGGTGCGACCTGCGGCGGCGTCCGGGTGTGGAGCCTGTACGTGCCCAACGGCCGCACGCTGACCGACCCGCACCTGCAGTACAAGCTGGAGTGGCTCGAGGCGCTGCGGGTCAACGCCGCCGGCTGGCTGACCGAGGACGCCGAGGCGCAGGTCGCGCTGGTCGGGGACTGGAACATCGCCCCCCAGGACGACGACGTCTGGGACATCTCGGTCTTCTCGCACTCCACGCACGTCAGCGAGCCGGAGCGGGCGGCCTTCCGCGGCGTGGTCGAGGCCGGGTTCACCGACGTCGTCCGGCCGCACACGCCCGGCCCGGGCGTCTACACGTACTGGGACTACACGCAGCTCCGCTTCCCCCGCCGCGAGGGCATGCGGATCGACTTCCAGCTCTGCTCCCCCGCGCTGGCCCGCCGGGTGACCGACGCCCGGATCGACCGCGAGGAGCGCAAGGGCAAGGGCGCCAGCGACCACGCTCCGGTCATCGTCGAGCTGGCCGACTAG
- a CDS encoding LutB/LldF family L-lactate oxidation iron-sulfur protein — MTATVPPKAPTFLGLPTAPRGVGHLRGDQSFPDAARGALRDGQLRANLGHATTTIRNKRARVVAELPDWAQLREAGRALKAATMARLDDHLEELERQVTARGGVVHWARDANEANEIVTRLVLATGAPEVVKVKSMATQEIGLNEALEAAGLDVFETDLAELIVQLGEDKPSHILVPAIHKNRAEIREIFARTIPGVDPGLTDDPRRLAMAARQHLRERFLRARVAVSGANFAVAETGTLTVVESEGNGRMCLTLPETLITVMGIEKVVPTWRDLEVFLQLLPRSSTGERMNPYTSTWAGVTPGDGPQEFHLVLLDNGRTAVLADEVGREALHCIRCSACLNVCPVYERTGGHSYGSVYPGPIGAILSPQLTGVEDNASLPYASSLCGACYEVCPVAIDIPSILVHLRAEHVEAQEKPTAEGVAFKALARAMSHPRLWHLAQRAAGLGRLVSRGRPTLPNALPPPVSGWTRSRDLPTPPAKTFVQQWTEEHGR; from the coding sequence ATGACCGCCACCGTCCCCCCGAAGGCGCCCACCTTCCTCGGCTTGCCGACCGCGCCCCGCGGCGTCGGCCACCTCCGCGGTGACCAGTCCTTCCCGGACGCCGCTCGCGGTGCGCTGCGCGACGGGCAGCTGCGCGCCAACCTGGGCCACGCGACGACGACGATCCGCAACAAACGCGCCCGGGTCGTCGCCGAGCTCCCCGACTGGGCGCAGCTCCGCGAGGCCGGCCGCGCCCTCAAGGCCGCCACCATGGCCCGGCTCGACGACCACCTCGAGGAGCTGGAGCGGCAGGTCACCGCCCGCGGCGGCGTCGTGCACTGGGCCCGCGATGCGAACGAGGCCAACGAGATCGTCACCCGGCTGGTGCTGGCCACCGGCGCGCCCGAGGTGGTCAAGGTCAAGTCGATGGCCACCCAGGAGATCGGGCTCAACGAGGCGCTGGAGGCCGCCGGCCTCGACGTCTTCGAGACCGACCTGGCCGAGCTGATCGTGCAGCTGGGCGAGGACAAGCCCTCGCACATCCTGGTGCCGGCGATCCACAAGAACCGGGCCGAGATCCGGGAGATCTTCGCCCGCACCATCCCGGGCGTCGACCCGGGCCTCACCGACGACCCGCGCCGGCTGGCGATGGCCGCCCGGCAGCACCTGCGCGAGCGGTTCCTCCGGGCCCGGGTGGCGGTCAGCGGCGCCAACTTCGCCGTCGCCGAGACCGGCACGCTGACGGTGGTGGAGAGCGAGGGCAACGGCCGGATGTGCCTCACCCTCCCGGAGACGCTGATCACCGTGATGGGCATCGAGAAGGTGGTGCCGACCTGGCGCGACCTGGAGGTGTTCCTGCAGCTGCTCCCCCGCTCCTCCACCGGCGAGCGGATGAACCCCTACACCTCCACCTGGGCCGGGGTGACCCCCGGCGACGGGCCGCAGGAGTTCCACCTGGTGCTGCTGGACAACGGCCGCACCGCGGTGCTCGCCGACGAGGTGGGCCGGGAGGCGCTGCACTGCATCCGCTGCTCGGCGTGCCTCAACGTCTGCCCGGTGTACGAGCGCACCGGCGGGCACTCCTACGGGTCGGTCTACCCCGGGCCGATCGGCGCGATCCTGTCCCCGCAGCTCACCGGGGTGGAGGACAACGCCTCGCTGCCGTACGCCTCCTCGCTCTGCGGCGCCTGCTACGAGGTGTGCCCGGTGGCGATCGACATCCCCTCGATCCTCGTGCACCTGCGGGCCGAGCACGTCGAGGCGCAGGAGAAGCCGACCGCCGAGGGCGTGGCGTTCAAGGCGCTGGCCCGGGCGATGTCGCACCCGCGGCTGTGGCACCTGGCCCAGCGGGCGGCGGGGCTGGGCAGACTGGTCTCCCGCGGCCGGCCGACGCTGCCCAACGCGCTGCCGCCGCCGGTCTCCGGCTGGACCCGCAGCCGGGACCTGCCCACCCCGCCGGCGAAGACGTTCGTGCAGCAGTGGACCGAGGAGCACGGCCGGTGA
- a CDS encoding LCP family protein: protein MNDEATTAAPHTGSSAQGPTRGPHPASGFGRALALTVAGTVVPGVAFLASGRRRLGAVVLVLFLLLVGGAVWLATSGQRDALHLAVDSTALLWLIGGAVGLALLWLVVVLTGYRALLPRGTRGWQRALGGLVVLLLCAAVVAPAAAVVRIASAQRSLVDNVFDDGDSATVAEPTDTSVPFDGKDEINVLLLGGDGGAGREGVRTDTVIVANVQVATGATTLFSLPRNLENLPFPADSPLAAVYPDGFEAGSESESLLNAVYRNGPAAHPDVLGPTDDPGADFLKLGVGEALGLDIDYYLLVNLDGFSRLVDALGGITLNVNYYVPVNGDTATGALPDAYISPGPDQHMSGTRALDYARGRYGLSDYLRMDRQRCVLQAIVDAADPVTLLSQYQDLARTTQDIVSTDVPSAVLGDVVDLAFDVKSAGIRSVVFDDTVINPAYPDYPKIRALVQQALDPAPAATPSSSAPAPATPSAPLSAAPSPGGNGGSVTEVADACAYDPAQAQAALAAGQPPTRGG from the coding sequence GTGAACGACGAAGCCACGACCGCAGCTCCCCACACCGGCTCCTCCGCGCAGGGGCCCACGCGCGGCCCGCACCCCGCCTCCGGGTTCGGCCGGGCCCTGGCGCTCACGGTGGCCGGCACGGTCGTCCCCGGCGTCGCGTTCCTGGCCAGTGGCCGTCGCCGGCTGGGCGCCGTCGTCCTCGTGCTCTTCCTGCTCCTCGTCGGCGGTGCGGTCTGGCTGGCCACCTCCGGGCAGCGCGACGCCCTGCACCTGGCGGTGGACTCGACCGCGCTGCTCTGGCTGATCGGCGGGGCGGTGGGGCTGGCGCTGCTGTGGCTGGTCGTCGTCCTCACCGGCTACCGCGCCCTGCTGCCGCGCGGCACCCGGGGCTGGCAGCGCGCGCTGGGCGGCCTCGTCGTCCTGCTGCTGTGCGCCGCGGTCGTCGCCCCGGCCGCCGCGGTGGTGCGCATCGCCAGCGCGCAGCGGTCCCTGGTCGACAACGTCTTCGACGACGGCGACAGCGCCACGGTGGCCGAGCCGACCGACACCTCCGTCCCGTTCGACGGCAAGGACGAGATCAACGTCCTGCTCCTCGGTGGTGACGGCGGCGCCGGCCGCGAGGGTGTCCGCACCGACACGGTCATCGTCGCCAACGTGCAGGTCGCAACCGGTGCGACGACGCTGTTCAGCCTGCCGCGGAACCTGGAGAACCTGCCGTTCCCGGCCGACAGCCCGCTGGCCGCGGTGTACCCGGACGGCTTCGAGGCGGGCAGCGAGAGCGAGAGCCTGCTCAACGCCGTCTACCGCAACGGCCCGGCCGCCCACCCCGACGTCCTGGGGCCGACCGACGACCCGGGCGCGGACTTCCTCAAGCTCGGCGTCGGCGAGGCCCTCGGGCTGGACATCGACTACTACCTGCTGGTCAACCTGGACGGCTTCAGCCGGCTGGTCGACGCCCTCGGCGGGATCACGCTCAACGTCAACTACTACGTGCCGGTCAACGGCGACACCGCCACCGGGGCCCTGCCCGACGCCTACATCTCGCCCGGCCCGGACCAGCACATGAGCGGCACCCGGGCGCTGGACTACGCCCGCGGTCGCTACGGCCTGTCGGACTACCTGCGGATGGACCGGCAGCGGTGCGTGCTGCAGGCCATCGTCGACGCCGCCGACCCGGTCACCCTGCTCTCCCAGTACCAGGACCTGGCGCGCACCACCCAGGACATCGTCAGCACCGACGTCCCGTCCGCCGTCCTCGGCGACGTCGTCGACCTGGCCTTCGACGTGAAGTCCGCGGGGATCCGCAGCGTCGTCTTCGACGACACGGTGATCAACCCGGCCTACCCGGACTACCCGAAGATCCGGGCGCTGGTCCAGCAGGCGCTGGACCCGGCCCCGGCGGCCACCCCGAGCTCGTCGGCCCCGGCGCCGGCCACCCCCAGCGCGCCGCTGTCCGCCGCGCCGTCACCGGGCGGCAACGGCGGGTCGGTGACCGAGGTGGCCGACGCCTGCGCCTACGACCCGGCGCAGGCCCAGGCCGCCCTGGCCGCCGGTCAGCCCCCCACGCGCGGCGGCTGA
- a CDS encoding VOC family protein produces the protein MPIKLENVAIAVRDLEATIAFFTDLGLTVLGRDEVSGEWADTAVGLDGNHVKLAMLQTPDGNGRLELFEYVHPDAIETEPTLPNEIGMHRVAFSVDDLDDSLEIAARHGCHPLRGVATYQDVYRLAYVRGPSGIIVMLAQELKEG, from the coding sequence ATGCCGATCAAGCTCGAGAACGTCGCCATCGCCGTCCGCGACCTCGAGGCCACCATCGCCTTCTTCACCGACCTCGGGCTGACCGTCCTCGGTCGTGACGAGGTGAGCGGTGAGTGGGCCGACACCGCTGTCGGTCTCGACGGCAACCACGTCAAGCTCGCCATGCTGCAGACGCCGGACGGCAACGGTCGACTCGAGCTCTTCGAGTACGTCCACCCCGACGCGATCGAGACGGAGCCCACCCTGCCGAACGAGATCGGGATGCACCGCGTCGCGTTCTCGGTCGACGACCTCGACGACTCCCTGGAGATCGCGGCGCGGCACGGCTGCCACCCCCTGCGCGGTGTGGCGACCTACCAGGACGTCTACAGGCTCGCCTACGTCCGCGGACCCAGCGGCATCATCGTGATGCTCGCCCAGGAGCTGAAGGAGGGCTGA
- the rhaI gene encoding L-rhamnose isomerase has protein sequence MTDLREQALAALATQTIELPSWAFGNAGTRFKVFSSPGVPRTPFEKISDAAQVHRFTGIAPRVSLHVPWDLVDDFGKLAQHAADEGVSIGAINSNLFQDDDYKLGSLTNADPAVRAKAVAHHVQCIDVMRATGSTDLKIWLPDGTNYPGQDDITDRQERLAESLQQVYAELDPGHRLILEYKFYEPYFYTMDIPDWGTSLLHCLALGEQAKVVLDTGHHAPNTNIEFIVAQLLRVGRLGAFDFNSRFYGDDDLIVGAADPFQLFRIMNEIVRADALRPDSGVNFMLDQCHNIEPKIPGQIRSVMNVQEATAKALLVDREALRTAQRSGDVLGANAALMDAYNTDVRPLLAQLRESQGLPADPYAAYAASGHAERIAADRVGGQQAGWGA, from the coding sequence GTGACCGACCTCCGCGAGCAGGCGCTCGCCGCCCTCGCCACCCAGACCATCGAGCTGCCCTCGTGGGCGTTCGGCAACGCCGGCACCCGGTTCAAGGTCTTCAGCTCACCCGGCGTGCCGCGCACGCCGTTCGAGAAGATCAGCGACGCCGCCCAGGTGCACCGGTTCACCGGCATCGCGCCGCGGGTGTCGCTGCACGTCCCGTGGGACCTGGTCGACGACTTCGGCAAGCTGGCCCAGCACGCCGCCGACGAGGGCGTCTCGATCGGCGCGATCAACTCCAACCTGTTCCAGGACGACGACTACAAGCTCGGGTCGCTGACCAACGCCGACCCGGCCGTGCGGGCCAAGGCCGTGGCGCACCACGTGCAGTGCATCGACGTCATGCGCGCCACCGGCTCCACCGACCTGAAGATCTGGCTGCCGGACGGCACCAACTACCCCGGCCAGGACGACATCACCGACCGCCAGGAACGGCTCGCCGAGTCGCTGCAGCAGGTCTACGCCGAGCTGGACCCCGGGCACCGGCTGATCCTGGAGTACAAGTTCTACGAGCCGTACTTCTACACGATGGACATCCCGGACTGGGGCACGTCGCTGCTGCACTGCCTGGCCCTGGGCGAGCAGGCCAAGGTGGTGCTGGACACCGGCCACCACGCGCCGAACACCAACATCGAGTTCATCGTCGCCCAGCTGCTGCGGGTCGGCCGGCTCGGCGCCTTCGACTTCAACTCCCGCTTCTACGGCGACGACGACCTCATCGTCGGCGCCGCCGACCCGTTCCAGCTGTTCCGGATCATGAACGAGATCGTCCGCGCCGACGCGCTGCGGCCGGACTCCGGCGTCAACTTCATGCTCGACCAGTGCCACAACATCGAGCCGAAGATCCCCGGCCAGATCCGCTCGGTGATGAACGTGCAGGAGGCCACCGCCAAGGCGCTGCTGGTCGACCGCGAGGCGCTGCGCACCGCCCAGCGCAGCGGCGACGTGCTCGGCGCGAACGCCGCGCTGATGGACGCCTACAACACCGACGTCCGGCCGCTGCTGGCGCAGCTGCGGGAGTCGCAGGGCCTGCCCGCCGACCCCTACGCGGCCTACGCGGCCTCCGGCCACGCCGAGCGCATCGCCGCCGACCGCGTCGGTGGCCAGCAGGCCGGCTGGGGCGCCTGA
- a CDS encoding LutC/YkgG family protein, with product MTAREDVLGRIRQALGPDRTPPAEVARDYRVTDGRPAGDATLLDLLVDRVEDYRATVLRCSPTEVGATVRAALDQGLPGGWAAADVVVAPGLDPAWRPEGCDVDDDRPAVQLADRAASVTAVAVAIAETGTLVLDGSPACGRRALSLLPDCLVCVVTADQVVGSVPEGLARLDPLRPLTMVSGPSATSDIELERVEGVHGPRTLMVVLVQPPRVGG from the coding sequence GTGACGGCCCGGGAGGACGTGCTCGGGCGGATCCGGCAGGCGCTGGGCCCGGACCGGACGCCGCCGGCCGAGGTCGCCCGGGACTACCGGGTCACCGACGGCCGGCCGGCCGGGGACGCGACCCTGCTCGACCTGCTCGTCGACCGGGTGGAGGACTACCGGGCCACGGTGCTGCGCTGCTCCCCCACCGAGGTCGGCGCGACCGTGCGCGCCGCGCTGGACCAGGGGCTGCCCGGCGGGTGGGCCGCCGCCGACGTCGTCGTCGCCCCGGGCCTCGACCCGGCCTGGCGACCGGAGGGCTGCGACGTCGACGACGACCGCCCGGCGGTGCAGCTGGCCGACCGGGCCGCGTCGGTGACCGCCGTCGCGGTGGCGATCGCCGAGACCGGCACGCTGGTGCTCGACGGCTCGCCCGCCTGCGGCCGGCGGGCGCTGTCGCTGCTGCCGGACTGCCTGGTCTGCGTGGTCACCGCCGACCAGGTGGTGGGCAGCGTGCCGGAGGGCCTGGCCCGGCTGGACCCCCTGCGGCCGCTGACCATGGTCAGCGGCCCGTCGGCGACCAGCGACATCGAGCTGGAGCGCGTCGAGGGCGTGCACGGGCCCCGGACGTTGATGGTGGTGCTGGTTCAGCCGCCGCGCGTGGGGGGCTGA
- a CDS encoding L-rhamnose mutarotase, whose product MPRVCFTLQVRPDRLAEYRERHAAVWPEMLHALRDAGWRDYQLFLRDDGLLVGTVVTDDLAAAQAAVDAAAVSARWEAEMAPFFQTGDGRGKSSLDLVFDLDAQLRAAAAEPTPPMGDTP is encoded by the coding sequence GTGCCCCGCGTCTGCTTCACCCTCCAGGTGCGCCCGGACCGGCTCGCCGAGTACCGCGAGCGGCACGCCGCGGTGTGGCCGGAGATGCTGCACGCCCTGCGCGACGCCGGGTGGCGGGACTACCAGCTCTTCCTGCGGGACGACGGCCTGCTGGTCGGCACCGTGGTGACCGACGACCTGGCCGCGGCGCAGGCCGCCGTGGACGCCGCTGCGGTGAGCGCCCGCTGGGAGGCCGAGATGGCCCCCTTCTTCCAGACCGGGGACGGCCGCGGCAAGTCCTCGCTCGACCTCGTCTTCGACCTCGACGCCCAGCTCCGGGCGGCCGCGGCCGAGCCCACCCCACCGATGGGAGACACCCCGTGA